From Strix aluco isolate bStrAlu1 chromosome 5, bStrAlu1.hap1, whole genome shotgun sequence:
GCAAGATACATACACAACTCACAGTAGGCAGaatatggaatattttttaaatgtacagagGATAGCTAAGTactgtatttaaaatgtgatCAGAAGCATATACAAATACACCTTTGTACTTTCCTGGACCTTGTGACACTAATCTTTTAACTAAATGCTAGGAAAAGGCCAAGTGCTACTTAATATACTTAATAGGTCTGTTAAGTTTAATggaaattgttttgaaaaactgtttttgaTCTGATAGAGCAACTAAGTGCGTTGATATTGATGGTACTGTGACATCTTGAATAAACGCTGTATTAGGTCCCTATCTGaagcttttctcctctttcaacaTTACAATAATTCACAAACAAGCACAATTTCTCATTGCAGTCACTAGTGTTGAAAGAGATGTAATAAGCATAAGGGAAGAGAAATCCGTAACTTAGGTTATCACAGCTTGGCATATTTCCCTACAGAGATTCATGCATCAGTGAAGCCTTTCACGTGCAGATTCTCCTTGCCCTGCGATGCAGTAGCAACATTTAGTGAGCAGAAGAGAATTCGGGAGTTGCTATAGGCATGGGACAACAGCAGTGCACACAGCACTGCTTTGGTAGAGCTCTAGTCCAGCAGTTCCACTATCGagattctcttcctcctctcttctgaaTTTACATTGAGAAAGTAATACAGAttcatattttacagattttatgcACTATTTGCTACTATTaacaaatatttgattttctaAGCACAGTCTAAACCATTTtacaaaagcagtgaaaaggaGGCAAGTAAAGCAGCTTTATAAAAGGTTTGTAACCCAGTACCTGTGTCCTTTCAGTTCCTTctgaaagcaaatgaagaaagcACGGAATTGAGTTTAGCATCTTATGGTGGTAGTTACTGGTAACAGACATATTTGTCAACAATCTGAGTCCAGCTAGCTGCAGATCAGAATTCAGGGGAGCTGACTCAACGTTCCTACAAACTTGTGTAATATACAcctgggggaagaggaaagaggatgaaaagagaagacatttttttATACAAGTAGATTCTCTATTCACAAATAGTATCGGTGGCCTAGCTACAGTAGCGTAAATACCTCTTGAACACCGCTGGCTGAATACATATCCTGATCAAAGTTCTTGGAAACAAGtacttttttggtttgttttgaataTATTCAAGCATTCTATTGGCGTGATAGAAGCAGACGTTACAGAGTTATGCTCACTAACCTTCCTGAAGCATAAATTGCTCTGAAAACCCAAATTGCTTTGACTCCATCTCAGAAGTGGTACAGCTGCTCTAaggagttatttaaaaaaaatcacttacagCAACTAACATCATCTTAAATGTTGAGAACAAGCTAAGGACAAGTCTTGGAATGAAATCCTTTCTTCCAACCATGTGGCCCATTCACTGGAGTACTCCTCAGGAACAGTGATGACAACTGACATTAACAACTATTATTTACCATATTTTCTTCTGGATGACAGTATACAACGAATCTTGGAATcttaactaagaaaaaaattactttgcctTTACCAAAGGAGTTGGTTTTTACCTATATGCCTATACAAATATTTGCTGTTGgcactactttaaaaaaagttccaTGCTAAAGATGCTGCAAACTACCATGTACAGTCAAACTGCCTTTTCATCAAGCTAATGAAAAAACTAGTAAAAATCTTCAAATGTGCATCAGCTCACTGCTTGGACACTTCTTGACCTATTGATTAATCTGATAATGTCAAAAATGGATGCTTTTTTGATGGTTGGTCCTTTCACATGCATAGCATCTACTATATTTTGCCAGTGGGACTTGTTATTGTTTTTACATgctattcttttaaaatgaaagtatcaCCCTGAAAAATTGGTCTCATACGAACCCAGGGGATCAACtactattttcttctcccttgcccAAGAAGTCATGCTAAGTTCAGTCTGTAATCCATCCTATTAAACAACCACTGCTGATGTTCTAGACATGTTTCGAAATCATCTTGCCTCACATAATTTTACTATAAATTAGCAGCACAATCTCTGTTTAATAGCATTTGGTGAAAGCTGAACACAAACTGCCTAGTTTCCTaaccatcttttaaaaaaagtgtcagTGATACAAGGCAGTTTTAAGTAATCCTTTTGGCCTTGGGACGCACAGATCTTCCAGATCCGCTGACTCGTATGTCTAACATCAAAACATTtgggcatcctggcttatatttAACCAATATGCTGAAAGCCCTGTACTATCTCCCGTGTCTTAATTACTTTGATTTTGCCCTTTAAAAAACTTACCTGTATCTCTTCCTGATTTTTAACATTCATACTCAAATTATTAAGTGCATTTAGtgctttttctttaactttgGGAATGCAATCTGAAAGCATCCCTCCAATAACAGAAAGGCCATCCAAATTTCGGATTATATCCTGAAATATAAAACAGATatttaataagatttttaaaaatttcaattaaaTGCTGAGGGCTCTCCTCAAAGTTTACATTTTAACACAAATGGAATGTGTGAATAAAGACTTCCAGAACAGACGGTTTAAAGAGAGTGTTTGCAGATATTGCTTTACTGcttcaaaatttaaattaagaaagtAGTCCTTGCTTAGGGTCAAAGTAATATTTGACATTATTTGACTATGGCACAACACCTTTACTTTTAAAATCCAGCTGCAAAGCATGTTTAAAGCATTCTAGATTATAAAGAATCAAAGGTAATTATTGCATAATGACTTTATAGAATAGCTGAGCCAGGTCACAGTACCTAAACATCCTGACTGAACAGAACAGGATGTCAAGACACAGCTTTATATTATTATGAGTAGAAGTTCTAAaactttatctttctttttcattacatttcattttatttttttttaaatctttctcaCTTAAGACTCTAaccatcactgaaaaaaacatgtactgttttcaagaaaatgaaaaatgggcCAGTGGGCCTTGGGATTCAGTTATGTTCTGTTCTGAGAgatttatattaagaaaacagttttgagaAGCCAGAACAAACAGCTATCATAAGTGCCAtacaaaaaggaaatacaaaaaccaaacaaacaaagcagGACCCTGGAGATTAAACCTTTATAAAGGCATGAAAATCTACGTCCAGCTCAAAGTTTATCGGCATCGTATTTCCAATTGATTCAGAGATACCTGGATAGTTGGAAGGTTGCTAAGATGTAAATGGCATATAACTTTGtaaagataaaaaattaatttaaattatctcAATAAATTTCAGATCTGATCCTGAAAGTATTTAACCCTTCTCCAATTCAACCCTTTCATTAACATTACATAACTGTAAGTAACAAAAGATCTATTTacagcacttttaaaatatagaaCTCTGTACAGACTTTAAGTTGTACAAACATTAAGCTCAGATAAATTATGTGAAGCTGGTAAATTATATTATTTGGGTTAGCAGAAGTTAAGGCATGGACATAAATCAGATTTTCAAACACAAGCTATCCTAGCTCTCAGTCCTGTATCATCCTTCAGCAAAACAGCACCTCTTATCTTCCATACTGACTGGTATTGAAACAGTGGTGTTTTCTACAGAACAATACTTACTTGATTTACGGAGAAGGCAGCACTGTTGCTGAGAGTGATTAAAGCTTGCTCTTGAATTAATGGATCATCTGTGGCCTGGAGCAAATGAATAAGTTTCTGTAGAGCATCCGCATCCATGGTATGGGCTGATGCTGGAGGACTGTTGCCTgtcagtatttaaaaatgaaatacttgaTACCAAGTTTGAGACATTTCACATAGTTACCACTTAACTTTTTTACAAAGCAGAAGTTTAGTTCTCAGTTGTAGAACGTGTTGTTCTAAGTTTGATTGTACCCAACCGTCATATCATGTCAAAAAGTCTGGTGTTTTACAACAGCAAGACTTacattctttttcccctccccgaGTCCTCTGACTACCTCTtttcaaagtagaaaataaaaggaatatatAACAAGAGCTTGAAGTATGTTACTCTTTGGTTAACCAACAGCAAAGCTCCCTTCAAAATTATTAGGAATATTCACCAATCATGTTAAGTTTTTACTTGTGTTCcctgaaatgaaatgtggaaatCTGTCTGGACACTGTAGGAAAACAAAACTTCTCACTTGCAGACTACTACTTCCAGAAATTATGATCATGTCAATTTGCTAGTACCGTGATGTCATTTGACAAAGTAACAGCCCCAGCATTAAGAACACTGGCAATCATGCCATCACTCAACCTGTGAAGGCTGAGGAAGGCTGTTTCTGAGTCAGGGTGATGTTATGGAGTACCTGACTTTCATAAAAGGGTGACACAAATGCCATCAAAGACCATTTCCAGCCAGGTTGGAGGCAGAACTATTTAGCTAGCTGAATAGCCTGAAGTCCCCATCTACGACTACTGCACTAGTCATAGATGACTTGAGATGACTTTTGAGAAGCTAACCAGTCCTTTATAATTCCACATATTTGCTGCCATCACCTCACCAGGCAAACATCATAGTATTCTTGGGGGAGGGGAAATCAAAGTTAATTATGATAATCCATGAGCTggcttgaaaaacaaaattgtttACCCTCATCTCATCCTTGTCTAAACACTTGATTTAGCTTTGAATTATAGGGGGAACACAAATAACTTTAATAACAGAACAGCAAATCAGCCCATAAAGTACATACACTGATTGGACGTACGCTTtaggagactttaaaaaaaataaattgggcttttctaaaaataaaacatgcctAGAATCCTTTAAAAACATCGCATGGCTGTCAGAGGCCGGTAAGCAGTACTGTGGTATCCCCTCgcacaggcagcagacctgcctccGAGGCCACAGGCGGGCAGCAGCCCGGAGCCGCGCTCCAGAGCCGCGGGCAGCGGCCCGCCGGGAGCTGGAACCGCCCCGGGCCCTCCTCCGCGGTCACCGGCGCTACCGAGGCCCTGCCGCGGCCGCTCCGCCTGCagccgcgcccccgcccgccctcaCCTGACGGTGGGCCCCGGGCGGCTCcgctcgccgcccgccgcccccccgccgccagccgccACAGGCAGTAGCAGGCGCCCGCGCCGAGCACGACGGCGGCCGCTCTcaccgccgccccccgcggctCCCCCATTCCCGGCGGCCGCCCCGAGGGCCCGCGGAAGCCACCGCCCCATCCGGCGCGGCGCCGGCCCCGCTTCCCTCCTGCGGCCGGGCGTGCCGAGGCGCTGGCGGGGGCGCTGAGCCCACGGCTCTGCGTGTGGCACTGGGGGGAGGCCTCAGCCTGCTGGGGGCAGCGAGGCGCGAACCCACGTAGCGACGATGCGATGcagcttgttttaaaagaaaaaataacccgCGCCCCGAAGCCAGGCAGACCACCTGCACCCGGGACCGAAACAGGCTTCCCCTTTGGGAaggctgctgcagccaggcacctgggaggaaaataaaaatgcactctGTAGGCACTACGTTATTTGTAAACACATCAATTAGACCACATAGAACCCCTGTAAACATCTATTTAAAGTTTTAACAAAATACagcaatatattaaaaacatacatGCTGACAGCATTTGCTTCAGGGGTATGTATACCTGCCGGGCAAATCCTTCCCCTGCTAGTGCTGTCTGTCCGTGTTGGCTTTAAATATTAACACAAGGCCACAGTTTCTCGGCTGCCATCTTAGCTGCTGCCCTCTCCGACACCTGCGTGCCTGCCAGGCCTCCGCGCTGCATGCcggccgcagcagcagcagcaagccccGGGAGCGCTGCGCTCGGCTGCAGCCCAGGCCGGGCCGGAGGCCCAAAGCACTGGAAGGAGATGCCGCAGTCAGGGCTGGAAGGGCTCTCTGGGGCCCCTCGGGTAGCAGCTGGTAGATGCTCCTCTCCCGCCTCTCGGTACATGGCTGCCTCTCTACCGCTCCTTGCCCCGCTCGACGGGGGAGCGGCCACCCggctggggcgggcaggggcgcgCAGCCGTCCGAGGAGTGAGGACCGGGCGCCTGTCCCAGCCGGCTGCAGGTGCCGCGCAGGGCGGCAGCGGGGACCGCAGGGCACCAAAGCCCGGGCAGCTCCAGGCCGCGGGCCCGTTGCTACGCGACCGCCGCCGCAGCTGGGCCCAGCGCCGCCATGGCGTCCCTCAGGACCGCCAGCCCCGAGCTCCGAGCTTACTTCAGCCGCCACAACCTCCCCGACATCTATGAGGTAAGGGCGGCAGACCCCGCGGCAGCGGGCGGCTCACGCATCGCCGCCCCTCGCCATAGCGATCAGCGGAAGGCGGCCGCCCCCGGGAccctccgcccgccccggcccgcgctCCCGCTCTCTGCGCAGGCGCTGCCGCCGCTGGCGGGCGGGAAGGGGCGTCCCGAGCATGGCGGGGTCGGGCCGCGGCATAGCAGCCGCTGAGGGGAAGGCAGGCCCCTCAGCCGCCCATGGCTCTCCACCAGCCGGCCGGGCGTCCTCGCTGGTCGGCAGCGTGGTCTCCCCTGGAGCCGGTGGGACCACAAACTCCCCCGGTAGCATCCGCGGGGGGCAGGCGACGCCTCCGCCCCGGGTCCCCGTTACCCCTCAGCAGCTCGTTGGGTCGCTCAGTGTTGGCCCACCAAGCACCCCTAATGCGGCGCTCTCCTCGCGTGGGACATGTTTTTGTTCTGCTCCTTGTATTAAGCTTGCTTCAGACAATTGATGAAAACTTTAAAAGTAGAAATAAGATGGAACCAAGTAATTCTGCTTCTTAATCCATATTGAAACTCAAAACAGTAACTGAAATGAAGGCAAATGCAGTGAAGTGCGTTGACGCCTTCCCTAGATTGGCTGAAGTTCTTCAGTTTTAATTACAGAAGTACCTCTAGATTTCAGCTGGATACTTCCCTCCTCTTTGAGCACTGCGGGTGCCGTCTGTGGTTTTTAATGGCCTGTCAAAGGTAAAGATGGTGGTGGACCACGTTTCAGATATTGGTGGATTAGGTATTTATTGGCACAGGAGTAAATTACCATGAAATGTTAGAGGATAAAACTGTCACAACCTGAAGGACTGGGGGAGATGGGGTTGGTGGGTTTGCATGTAGGATTCTTACCTCATTCTCTATTTCTTTAGTTTCCTCCCTGTTTGTCACCTCTGCCAGTTCCAAAATCTGCAGCAGCTGATTTTCAGtttccttaaaacaaagaaaGGCACAATGCACAAATACAAGTTAAGAGCCATCCTTTTAAGCTACCAAAAATAGACCCCATTTGCAAGCAGCTATTACAGCCAGGATTTCCATGGAAACATTAATAAAGAAATCTTGAGCCAATTAGAGTAATTATAGAGCAGCACTGCCACGTAGACTGAGTACCTCTCCTGAGAGTCTGTCTCTTGatcattctttgtttttttaagcacAGAATAACATAAAATGTATCTGCGTGAGGTATATTTCTTGATTCAGCACTTCAAAAATAGCTCATATTTACATTTCCAAGCAAAAGTTATAAACACCTTTATAGCAACAGTGACATTAAGTCAATAAACTAAAAATGAAAGAAGGTTAAGATTGAAGGGactttcttaaaagaaagaacCAGTTAAAAATTAGCCTGTGTAAaatctttttatgattttttatcttgtttcttaGAGGTTGGTGCTTGCTGATATCTAGCCttgtttcttatttcattttattacattttaatttctttatgaaGTTACAGTATGCTTGGCCTGAAGATAAATGAGATGATACTGATCCCTGTATTAAGGAACATCAAAGCTAAGCTGAGACCTATGAACATTTATACACATATTCTCAGAATTAAGGATATAGAGATCTAAAATGTCCATTTGCTTAAGTCTTTTTATGATTAGGCTGTGGTTTGGACATTGTCCAAACACAGTTGTAGTCCAAATAATCATGTCCAAATAATTTGGGATTCCCTGCTGCGTCTGTTTCATTCCTGTCTGATTCCTCTCTTTAGTTGTCATCCAGATTTGCTTTTAAACAGAATCCATAAAAAGTCAGGCAGACTGTAATCCTGCAAACACTACACATATGACGACTTTTCCTGTTGTTAGTAGCTGTATTCTTAACTGTGTTAGAATTAAATATGGATGCAGAGCTGGTTTAAGATTTTTCTGCTGTACGACCCAAGTGAATTTTGCCGTGAAGGGTAAATGGCTAAAGGGGTCGAAAGAGGAATGGGGTCATGGCTGGAAGAGAGAAGCCTTTGAGACAAGCCAGGCTTTCTACTCTGGGTTAGGGAAGGCAGAAGCTCATGGCCAGTCTCGGCTTCATTATGTGTTTCTCACACCCTCGTCTTTTTCGCCTCTTCCCTTCACAGGAATAGCAGTAGCGGACCAGATTTTCTGCGTCTCTGGAAGAGACAAAGTTGACAACCGTTTTGTCACTGTTTTGCATCAGTTTCATTACCATTGTTAATTTGCTGCTTCGGGCTGCTGCCCACCTTGCTAGGACTCCTCCTGGGGATAGCAGGCTTTCGCTGCCTTTGCAAAATACATCTGATTTTAGGGTGTAGTCTCTTATTGCAGGTAGAtatggaataataataatacttataACTGCATTGACGTTGAAGCAAGGTGTTACAGAATAGCTAAAATGTATAATTGGTAATGTAGTTTGAATGTACAGTGAACAACACATCTTCAGTGCTGGAAGTATGATGCTGGGAAATAACGCACATTTGtagcaacaaataaaaataacaaaattcatACCTTTCttggtacttttttttaaaaatattgatctCACATGCTACTTCTTGTAATAGTTATCATCATTGTAATGCTTAGAAACCTAGGTAATGACTCAGGATATTAtgttgtgctaggtgctgtacatTTATCAAGTGACATTACCTGCCCAAGTGCCTTATAAACCGATGGTGAGTCAGCAAATGGACATAAGAAACACAGTGGGCATGAAAACACAAAGACACAGTAAGATCATTATGGTGAGCAGGGAAAGGCAGTAGTCACAACACATCAAAACTGACCACGGTCAAGGGCTTTTATCCAAGCTTCACAGGAAAGAGAGTTTTTTGGGGAACCTATTTAGTTCATTTTTTGATATTCAACAGGAAAACATACAGTCTCTTCATTTTAGTAGGTGCTCCTGGAAAAGCACTGCACATTATGAGGGTTTGTAAGAAAACAACAGGAGCTGTTAACAAAATTACATCTGATTCTGGATAGCTTAGGGCGTTTGGGAGGATCATTACGTTTAAAGCTTGTTATATCTCTTACAAATGACTGTTGAGTAGATGCTGTGTTGATTTGTCCAGGATTAGGAGTaagagaaaatgatgaaaataagCCACTGTTAAGAATTTTTTGGTAAAATGAGTATGTTGTGTTTA
This genomic window contains:
- the ARMC10 gene encoding armadillo repeat-containing protein 10 isoform X2 — encoded protein: MLSACNSPPASAHTMDADALQKLIHLLQATDDPLIQEQALITLSNSAAFSVNQDIIRNLDGLSVIGGMLSDCIPKVKEKALNALNNLSMNVKNQEEIQVYITQVCRNVESAPLNSDLQLAGLRLLTNMSVTSNYHHKMLNSIPCFLHLLSEGTERTQIQVLKVLVNLSANPAMTRHLLRAEVPSLLLLFDNCINRDILLRSLAFAANLKKNVNNEDGTMIQDQYSKDSIFFTLCRDSTPFAQKLASLLHHPDREVKEQVVRILTQ
- the ARMC10 gene encoding armadillo repeat-containing protein 10 isoform X3, with translation MDADALQKLIHLLQATDDPLIQEQALITLSNSAAFSVNQDIIRNLDGLSVIGGMLSDCIPKVKEKALNALNNLSMNVKNQEEIQVYITQVCRNVESAPLNSDLQLAGLRLLTNMSVTSNYHHKMLNSIPCFLHLLSEGTERTQIQVLKVLVNLSANPAMTRHLLRAEVPSLLLLFDNCINRDILLRSLAFAANLKKNVNNEDGTMIQDQYSKDSIFFTLCRDSTPFAQKLASLLHHPDREVKEQVVRILTQ
- the ARMC10 gene encoding armadillo repeat-containing protein 10 isoform X1 is translated as MGEPRGAAVRAAAVVLGAGACYCLWRLAAGGRRAASGAARGPPSGNSPPASAHTMDADALQKLIHLLQATDDPLIQEQALITLSNSAAFSVNQDIIRNLDGLSVIGGMLSDCIPKVKEKALNALNNLSMNVKNQEEIQVYITQVCRNVESAPLNSDLQLAGLRLLTNMSVTSNYHHKMLNSIPCFLHLLSEGTERTQIQVLKVLVNLSANPAMTRHLLRAEVPSLLLLFDNCINRDILLRSLAFAANLKKNVNNEDGTMIQDQYSKDSIFFTLCRDSTPFAQKLASLLHHPDREVKEQVVRILTQ